Genomic segment of Ficedula albicollis isolate OC2 chromosome 3, FicAlb1.5, whole genome shotgun sequence:
agagccatggcagagcacatggcacagcgTGGTGTCCAAATGGTTCTTGGATGTCCCCAGCgagggagactccacaagctctctgggcaatctgtcccagtgctggggcactgcacagggaaaaagttcttcctcatgttcaggtggaactccCTGAGCCTCGGCTCCTGCCCGTGTCCTCTCGTGCCATTGCCCGGCGCTGccgagcagagcctggtccctgctctgacccctccctgcagacactgacTGACACTGATGAGGTTCCTCTGTGTCTCTGCTCCAGGACGAGCcggcccagctccctcagcctctcctcagaaCTGAGGTGCCCCAGTCCCTTCATCATCCTTGTCACCCTCTGCTGGACCCACTCCAGGAGCCCCTTGTCCGCCTTGTCCTGCGgatcccagaactggacacagctctccagactggcctcaccagggctgagcaaaggggcaggatcacctccccgacctgctggcagagcagctcctgatgcAGCCCAAGATTCCATTGGGAATGTGTCACAAGAGCACTGATGGATGCCCCACAGGGTCCCTCAGGCCAGCTCATGGCTCCCAAAGGATTTtcaggctggcacagagcacaggggcCGTAGGTCACAAAGCCGCTGTTCCCCCACACCAGGAACAGTGATGAGCAGTGGAAAAACATGAACGATTGGAGTATCTTCTGATTCCCCTGGCTAATGTTAGAATCGAGAACAAATGGAAGTTGCAAGCTGAAGAAGGCATCTGCTAGAGCGAGTTGCTTTTTGGTACCGTGGTAATGTTGTGCTGTGTGTTGGTACCATTTCTCTGGTGATTATTTGTCTTTGTCAAGGGCTGTAGCAGGATGGGTGGCAGGAAGACTAAAAGCATGTCATGTCAGCACTAATGTTATTAGTGCAAATGCACCATCAATCAAGAATTACAGTGCAGCACTGTCAGGCCCGTGGCCCTGGGGtggttccagccctgcccccaCCCTCCATCCACCCTCTTGGCTTCAGtgacagctgtgctggctcccagcaggtTTGGGGCTCTGAGACTGCCCTGTTCTCAGTGTTGCTGGAGAGCCAGTTGAAGCCAGCTGCACACAAGTTTGGCCTGTTTCCAGCTCCCTTCTAGCCTTGGTGTCACACTGGAATGCCCATGCCATAAAATCTGAATTCTTATCCTTTGCCCATAGTTCCCTTCCTTGGGGTGCAGATTTCTATCAGCCTGAtaagatttgttttaaattataaacaaaCATTAAAACTATCAGCTAACTGGATGAGACTTTGCTTTCTTATTTGATCCTGGAGCAACTTGTTTGTGCCCAACCTTATTTCCACCCTCAGTACTAATGCAATGGATTAGAAAATTTCCATGTTTTACAATAGCAATCAGCAATTAATCCAAACCATATAATTGCAATTAATTATAGGCTGGATAAAGCAGTGCTGTTCTGCATCAGTTCGTGGAGACCATCCTCTAAACCCGTGGCACCAATGGTACATTGTAAATGTTTGTGTTTCCAAGCCACACTCTTGATTTCTCCATTAGTACATGTGATCTCTGTTGATGCTATTAATACTCTCTTTCCAGAATCCCATGGATGCTCTTGAGATCTCTGTTCTCAATTAATAtgtcattttccttctccattcaCTACCAAGACATCTTATTTGTGACAAGGAGGGGTTTTCTGTGGTATTCACACGGGCTGTTTATGTCTTTGCTCTGATGGTCTCCAGACCATGTTTACTAGGTAATTTAtcctaaaaataaagattatatCTGTGGTATCTTGCTCTGTGGTACATAAGTGACCCTGTGCACAGGTGACGTGGGATTTCTTGTGCTGAAAGGGCGTTTGTGGCATTGAACCACAAGCCACACCCATGTAGGCAATGGGGCTAAAAGTGAGGTTGTACTGTAAAAGTGAGGCACCTCACCTCCTGGTGGGGAAAGAGCCATTTCAGCCGTCTTTTGCTCCTAAGTAGTTTCTGTACAATCCTTTCCTCTCCTGAGGTATTTTCTCCAAACTGCACACTTTTATCAGTGCTAAGCTTTCCTCACACTATACTGGCATCTGCTCCAGGATCTGATGCtacagagcagccagcagttGCATTTTTAGCTGGCATGCTctggccccagcagccctgATGGTTGCAATGAGCCCCTCTTCCTTCGGTTTTATTCACGCCTTTGGACACTTTACTGAGCCTCCATGTGTGCTTGATCTGGCTTCTAGGCCTCTGCCTGGCTTTAAGTAATGCCATTGTGGATTTTGAATACTGCCGTATCTTCTCATAGCAATTTTCTGCAGGGAATTTaagcctccctgctcctccctaTTAACACCCATGAATTAGAAcaattctttttcaaaattccCCGTTCCTCCTCAttgctggtttttatttctcttgacTTGACACCATGCCCTGCTGACCAGGGACATCACTCCAGAGCTTTGAAGAAAGAGAGCCCTCACAGCCCTTCTGTCAGGCACTGGCCCTCCCTGGCCCGTACATTAGGCTGAGACTCCAGAGGGTAAGTCTAGGTGGTTAGGAATAACCTGTGAACCTGTGCAGGAGGCAGTAGAGATGGAGACTTTTGCAAAGAGTCCCTCTTTGCCATATCATGCTCGGATAGCTTCCCATCCTCCTCAGTACACAAGCAGGTGCAGGAACCTGCCCTGATCCCCATTTGTTAGCCCTAAGGTGTGCGTCATCCCCTCCCACAAAGCATGGCCAAGATCCCAAATCTGTGCACAAAATGATAACATTTATTGAaagagtaaatttttttttaatacaaaagaaaGCTCTGTACATAGTACTGTGATTACTTCCACATCCTTCCAGAAACACAACCCTGGaaactggagggaaaaaaaaaaaaaatcccacacacACTTATgcgtacacacacacacacacgcgcGCACACACACCCCTCAAACCAGTAAAATGAACTAAAAATGTCACCACACAATAAATGCCATTTCATCCCTGATACACAAGTGTTCTTACAGGTCTGCACTTAAATAAAATACACCATTAGCGTTTAACCAGCAGTTGCCTTTGGggagccagggaggggatgcagTCAGACATCCTGTAGCAGCAGGGGCTCTCCTGCCAGTctggcccagcagctctgctccatagtgccagcagaagcaaagcagagcaaagccagGCCACAGTGATGTGCTAGGGCAAAGGACAATGCAAACTCTAACCCACACTTCTCCCTGGATGAACTCCTGGGTACCTATGTGGTTTTGGAAGCAACACTGAGCAGTTTTCCTACACTGAGCCATGGGACGTGGCTCAGCACTCCCACaagctctgagagctgcagggttTGCATCACTCTTAGAGCAAGAATTCTAAGGGGATGCAGCATGCAATGTCACCTTCATCAGATGGGCCACTTCACTCCCCACAAGCCCTTCCCAGGCTGCCAACTGATCAAGGGCTGAAAAACCCTTCTGGGAATTCTTTGGGAGCTTGAAGGAGACCTGTCCCATCTGTGCAGGATGGCTGTAGAGGGGGAACTACAGCCCAGATCCTTGGCCAGGAGTTCAGGaggtgctgcctgcacagcaaGCAGGGAGAGCAAGGATTAGCCACTGCTGGTCCCTCACCACAGGGAGGAGTGGGGACGCCCATATCCCTTAGGCAGTCTCAGGCAGCACTGCCCCGCACCAAGAGCGGGGACAGTGACACAACAGCTGAAGGTCCCCTGGACCAGGAGTGAACAGGGTGGTCATCAGAAAACCCAGCCTGCCTCTGGCTCCTGGGCACACTGCAAACTGCCTGCTTCTGAGGAATGGGTTTACCACTTCCAGAGACCAGCCACTGCTTCACTTGCCTTTTGCCCATTAAGCCCAAAATTATGGGTATGAAGTCCTTGTTACAGGTGTAGAAAACAAGCATCCCACTCGGTTCAGCTTGATCCCTGGCACATGCTGGTGGATGGAGAGTGCAGCTTAAACGCTAATGCTGAGGGAACATGTCCAAGGTTACAATACAAACTCAAAAGCAAGGCCCCTTTCCTGCCTCCATGCCCACCCacccacggggggggggggggggggggggggggggggggggggggggggggggggggggggggggggggggggggggggggggggggggggggggggggggggggggggggggggggggggggggggggggggggggggggggggggggggggggggggggggggggggggggggggggggggggggggggggggggggggggggggggggggggggggggggggggggggggggggggggggggggggggggggggggggggggggggggggggggggggggggggggggggttttttcNNNNNNNNNNNNNNNNNNNNNNNNNNNNNNNNNNNNNNNNNNNNNNNNNNNNNNNNNNNNNAAACTTTTATTCCTTAAAGAATTACATAAATACTGAGTTTAacacttagaaaaataaagtaattttcttttttttctttttttcttttttttttttttttttaagatatggCCTGATTTTTAATCCCCctcctgttttaaaaataattctcgATACTTTTCCACTCTGTGTCTTTAACTAtcagacattttctttctgaactgTCTTGGAAGAGAGCTTCTAAGCTTCCATGGAGAAATTTGAACTGGTTCCAGGAATAGAATCTCTCGCTCACTctccctccagggacagggctaGGTAGCAGAGCCATTCACAGCAACTCCCATGCAGGACCAAACATgccccagcccttctcccctCAGCCTTACTGAGCCTGTACAGGCATCACAGCTGCTCCCCCACAGCCCAGGATGGCCTGCTGGTCACCCTGGtgctcagagctgagcctgTACAGGCGTCACAGCTGCTCCCCCACACCCAAGGATGGCCTGCTGGTCACCCTGGTGCTCAGAAGAAGAGCCTGccacctgcccagcagctctgtgccccacgGGCTCTTCCCTTTGACATTTGAGTCGTTTCTCCACCTTGCATCAGACACAGAAATTTAGAAAGcgctggctggagctgcagggggatgTAGGAAAGGCCCAGCCATGTTCCCCTGGGTGTATGGAGTCCAGAAGCAGTGCGAGGGCTGAGagagtggggctgggcagagcacagggccCCTGAGGAACTCTTCAGGGCATCTTTGTGTTCCTGGGCATCAATTGACCACCTCACCTGTGCGAGGGCAGGGCCAGTCAGGCTGAAAATCTGCCAGGCAGCCCAGCGAGGAGGCACTGAGGGCAGAGGGCTCACTGTAGTGCATACGAGGAGGACAGGGCCACGTGCCACCggctgtgccctgccctccAGGGAGAGGGCATGCAGGCCCAGAGATGCACATGCAAGCTGGCCCCTCTCTCCTGTCTGGAGCCCAGGGTGAGTTGCTGCGGCCAGGACCTGTCGCCCCCACAAAGGCACATTGCTGaggccagcagcacagccacaacccactctgctcccagctgcaccTGCATGGTGGCTCTGGGCCTAAGCTGAGCCCCACACAGAGTAAATACTCATGGGCGAGGTGACTCAGAGCACCCAGAAGGAGCCAGAGCCTCCACCTGGGAATGGCCTGCAGTATTTATTTACAGTGCAGAGCAATCCTCCCCTCAAGAGACAAATTTCTTTGGCTGGCGTGAGACAAGCACAGCTATTGCAGCATCCAAATGCCCCAAGCCCTGCATGGCCCCAGCACGGCTCCACCCCGGGTgggtcctgcagccccacacGCATGCCTGTGTGTGTGGGGTGGGTgagtgcgtgtgtgtgtgtgcatgtgtggaTGAAGGAAACGTGAAAAGGCAACAATAAATAACTGGTGCAGTCTGTACGAGAAGGAGTTGCTGCCAGCCCCGACACTGGCGTGACAAGCCAGAAAACAGAAGGCCGGCAGCAGAGGCCTCTCAGTCACTCTTGACGCTGTGTGAGGTGTCCAAGTTGACCACCTGCAGCTCCGtcaggctgctgccactgctgctctgctgcccgATGACAGCCATCtagagagagaagggaggaggaacCACTGGGGGACAGCATGCCCTGAGACCGTGTGTGCCACCAGCCGGAGGGGTACTGTCCTTCCAGGGCACTGGTCCAGGGAGGACAAGACTCCCTGACCCAAGGGTGGGTAGCACACACTGCATTCCCAGACCTGAGGACAGATCCTACCCAGCCAGGTCTGCCCAGATACACAAAGGATGTGTAGGCagaagaagagcagaaataacCCCTGAACCCCTGCAGGTACTACTCTATGCCTACCTGGTGAAGTTGGACAGCTGAGACTGGGATTTGAACCGTGCCTGATGGGGCTGTCAGGAACACTTGGGGGACACCACCTGCCACAGAGAGAAGCACAAATGACACTGTCCCTTAAGCAGTGCTCCCCATGGATCCTTTCTCTGAGCTCCATGGAGCTACTCAAGGACAAAGCTGCCTCTTTGCACACGTGGAGACATTTCGAAGAAAGCCACGTGCGCTAGTTTTCCAAATGCCGGGAGAAGCAGGCACAAGGCCTCAATCCAAGCCTTGTCTGCATGGCTTCAGGCTACTTTGCCCTCTCATGCAAGCACATATCCTCTCCAAAGCCTCctggctccctgtgctgcccatcccagaAACCCTCACCCTCCTTTTTACCCGTCGACAGCTAATGCAATCCTCTGCACAAGAGAATGGCAAGACACTGAGCATCACCCTTGCCAGACCTTTGTGCAGCCACCAGGACTGCTGCGAAGACAACCCTTTGCGATTAACGTACAGCACCAACGCAACGTgggacaagaaaaaaaccagggTGTCAGCGCCCTGAGAGCTAGAGAGCTGCCTTACCCTGATCCTGGACCTGGCTGTGGGACACCTGCATCGCTGAGGGCGCCTGCGGGAAAGCGTTGAGCACCGCGAGCCCGCCGTCGGCCAGGCCGGAGGTGGGCGCGTACATCACCGCGTGCGGGCTGGGGTACATCATGTGGCCGCCCACGGTGGTTGGCACAGACGACGTCATGATGGTCGCTGGGAGGGTCACTGCCACCGGGACAGACCACGGGTGAGCACACGAAAGGAACCTGCCGCGCTCACCCGGCTGCTCAGCACCCCCACCCCAGCCACCCCGCTGGGCATGCTGTGCTGAAGCACGGTACATGGAGATGCCCATCCTTGTCTTCCAAGCTCTTGGGCATAAGCCACAGAGATCAAGTAGGAGAGCTCAAACCTCTCCTTCCGTGAGTATGAAGGGGCAGGACAACACAGCAGCCAAATATCCTAGGACTGAATTAAACTTGTATCTCAATTCCCCAATGAAACTTTAATAGAGCTGTTGAACTAGATTCAGCCTGCATCCAGGCACCTGAACTCAGATTTTGCTGACAAAGAGATGTCTTCTGCATAGACAGCAAAAGTCTCAAGCAGATGTGAACCAATGCCTTGTGCTAGAGGAAATGCTGGCTCACTAAGAAACCCCCTGAGAACTGAGCAACctgttcccagctccatgcTGCAAGCGAGAGCAGCTGATCTATCAGGAGAGGCTCTGAAATCCCTTGTAAGGTGCCCAGCATGGGATACAGTGTAGCACAGGACCTGGCAACAGGGATCAATACCCCTGGGGAAACTGAGAGCAGCTGATTTATCAGGAGAGGCTCTGAAATCCCTTGTAAcgtgcccagtgcccagcatGGGATACAGTGTAGCACAGGACGAGAGCAGCTGATCTATCAGGAGAGGCTCTGAAATCCCTTGTAAGGTGCCCAGCATGGGATACAGTGTAGCACAGGACCTGGCAACAGGGATCAATACCCCTGGGGAAACTGTGGGAAAGCCTTGGACAGAGCTGGCCTGAAGAAGGAAACTGGCCAGGGAGCAGGCATGGGgcctgctgctgtgggttgTTCTCAGCAGTGGTTAGGAAGGCTGACAGAAGGCGGCTACCAATACCTGTTCCGCTGGAAGAGGTCTGGGTaaggtcagtgctgctgtcactaGAGGGAGACGTTTGCTGCGGTGCCTGGTGCACCTGGATTGCCTGGACTGGAACCTGCTGAGCCATGGTACCacctggggagagagaggagcCCGTGAGCCTGTGGCtccacagggacacaggcactCTGGGGCATGTGAAAGCCCCCCAGTTCTCTGGCTGCACACAGCTCCACAGCACCActctgtgctgcactggggGAGGCTACACAGAAGCAGCGTGTGGCAGAAAACAGAGACCAAACCCTGTTCTTTCCTGGCACATGGACCAAGAAAGGGTTAACTGGCCTACAAAAGCTCCAAGAGTGAAGAAAAGGCCACAATAACAGCTTTTGCCCAACTCCCAGCTGTGGTTCAGGAACATCCAGGATCCTCCTTGCCATTCCTGGTTCCACCAAGACACAGAATAGACATCGGGATGAGAAGGcccagcttttcctctccagtgaGGAGCCAGCTCTGTAAGGATCACCTTGCTGCACTGAGTGGAGCCACAGGAGCCCAAATGCCCACACCAGCTGaactctgctgctttcacacCCTGGAGCCCAGCTCAATTCCCCACAGGGCATTCAGGGTGCAGATCTCACCTCACTTGTGAACTTAGGGACATTACAGTGCCCTATAGAGGGATTAGAGAACACCTGGTCTGAAGGTGtacatcccagagctgcaggccaCACAGCCTCTGTCCCAGACCACTTCCTATAAAGCACTTAGGATTCAGAAGaaacacagcctggcacagaaaGGTCTCCTGGTCCTGCCTCCAGAGGGAAGAGCAAGGGATGCCAGAGAAATAATCACTTGCTCAGAACTGGGCATTGCCCCACACATCACACCCCAGAGGCACACATCAGTTATTCTCCTATCTCCTCCAGATCACAAGAGAAATCCAGCTCCCTTGAATGGGAGCCTGCTGTGTGCCCAGGCCCCCAGGAGCCTTAAGCATTCCAAGAAAGCACAGAAGTTATCAGAGTCATGGAGTTAGGCATGGACAGGCAGGACATGAGAAATACTGTGGCACCCAGTCCTCAGATGCCACAACAAAGCTGTGGGGGATGCCAGCCCTACCCAAACTCCATCCAGGAACCTGTCCAGCAACTGGAGAGCCTTAACTCAGAGTAAGAAGAAACTCCTACAAAGGACAGTGCACACAAGGCAGCGGAGCAGCACCATTACTCTGCTCTGGGTCTCCCCTAACCTATCCTCTGCACTATGGTTCAGTGGCTGACTGCAGatacaaacacagaaagcaagGGCAACTGCTCAGagccaaattccagctctcAATAAACAACCACTGGGCACCTAAGCCCCTGTGCTATCCCTCCATCAGTTCTTGCAGCACAGTtcatcctcagcacagctgcactagggacctgctctgctgcacttgTTAGCCACAGGCCAAGCCCTGGGGCATGAAAATCCGCAGCTACCCTTGGTCTGCATCCCCCAGGATGTTGCTCCTGCCTATGTCAAGCATTTTCTGCCCTGTCTTTCCatctctccccagcagccacagccagggttccctgtgctctgcctcctctgtgCTCCCACAGTCAGGGGGGGGTCAGCTCTGTGGCCAGGCCCAGGACCTCAGAGACACCTCCATTTCCCTGTCTCTAGCAAGAGGAGGAGAAGCGAGTGCTGACCTGTCAGCGACACAACCTGCcctccagctctggcaggga
This window contains:
- the SRF gene encoding serum response factor, whose protein sequence is MITSETGKALIQTCLNSPDSPPRSDPTTDQRMSATGFEETDLTYQVSESDSSGETKDALKPAFTVTNLPGTTSIQTAPTTSTSMQVSSGPSFPITNYLAPVSASISPNAVTSANGTVLKTTGASAVTSGGLMPIPTGFTLMSGGTMAQQVPVQAIQVHQAPQQTSPSSDSSTDLTQTSSSGTVTLPATIMTSSVPTTVGGHMMYPSPHAVMYAPTSGLADGGLAVLNAFPQAPSAMQVSHSQVQDQGGVPQVFLTAPSGTVQIPVSAVQLHQMAVIGQQSSSGSSLTELQVVNLDTSHSVKSD